In Thalassotalea sp. Sam97, a single window of DNA contains:
- a CDS encoding amidohydrolase family protein, with product MNLQTLIITSIVFILSLFTSPASAAIQQGSNSFILKNVNIVDVENERIIYNQTLYIKDGIIASILNERETTSLDVTGVKSYNADGGYITPGLIDMHVHIYEPAAYLMTLSHGVTHVRIMNGVPKQLEWRDKIAAGEMLGSTSTVSSPIISGNKSALLQHGVATASEAKQAVAKYHQQGYDLIKAYGSLNQETLTAIVAEVNARNIPVAKHGPHASGDMPISALTGFQSFEHAEDIYQGPLNYTFDADKLAAIAKEISAVNVPVTPTLNIFYQLTKLSNEKHHYLEQQPTQYIPNIIKFHANRDQVKRWLTSSKEMALHNKRTMEFLRYTTKVLDQHGVELLVGSDSGVLLSPHGIATHTEMQLMHESGLSNFDVLAAATINPAKALKLDKQIGKIAQAFNADFIYTKNNPIEDLATLKHPVAVVKNGFWYASHELNRMRDEAIEKRSVWQEATTLYQAL from the coding sequence ATGAATCTACAAACGCTAATAATAACATCTATAGTGTTTATCTTGTCATTGTTTACGTCGCCAGCATCTGCTGCAATACAGCAAGGCAGTAATAGCTTTATACTCAAAAACGTTAACATCGTTGACGTTGAAAATGAGCGCATAATTTACAACCAAACTCTGTACATAAAAGACGGCATCATCGCTTCAATATTAAACGAGCGCGAAACCACTTCGTTAGACGTTACCGGCGTAAAATCCTATAACGCTGATGGCGGTTATATCACACCTGGGTTAATCGATATGCACGTCCATATATACGAGCCAGCGGCTTACTTGATGACGTTAAGTCATGGGGTAACTCATGTGCGCATCATGAATGGTGTACCAAAGCAACTGGAATGGCGAGACAAAATCGCTGCAGGCGAAATGCTAGGCAGTACCTCAACAGTGAGTAGCCCTATTATTTCTGGCAACAAAAGCGCACTTTTGCAGCACGGCGTAGCAACGGCAAGTGAGGCAAAGCAAGCGGTGGCGAAATATCATCAACAAGGCTATGACTTAATCAAGGCGTATGGTAGTCTCAATCAAGAGACTCTTACTGCCATTGTTGCAGAGGTTAATGCACGCAATATACCGGTTGCAAAACATGGCCCCCACGCATCGGGCGATATGCCGATATCGGCTTTGACAGGCTTTCAATCTTTTGAACATGCCGAAGATATTTACCAGGGGCCATTAAACTATACATTTGATGCCGATAAATTAGCGGCGATAGCCAAAGAAATAAGCGCAGTAAACGTACCCGTTACGCCAACGCTGAATATTTTTTATCAGCTGACAAAATTAAGTAATGAAAAACACCATTACCTTGAGCAACAACCAACACAGTACATACCGAACATTATTAAGTTTCATGCAAACAGAGATCAGGTTAAGCGTTGGCTAACTTCGTCAAAAGAGATGGCGTTACATAACAAGCGAACCATGGAATTTTTGCGATACACAACAAAAGTCTTAGATCAACATGGCGTTGAGTTACTGGTGGGATCGGATTCTGGCGTACTGCTATCGCCTCATGGGATTGCCACTCATACCGAAATGCAGCTGATGCATGAGTCTGGCTTGAGTAACTTTGATGTGTTGGCTGCAGCCACCATTAACCCAGCCAAAGCATTAAAGTTAGATAAACAAATAGGCAAAATTGCACAGGCATTCAACGCTGATTTTATATACACAAAAAACAACCCCATTGAAGATTTAGCAACGCTTAAACATCCAGTAGCTGTGGTAAAAAATGGCTTCTGGTACGCTAGCCATGAGTTGAACAGAATGCGCGATGAGGCTATTGAGAAAAGAAGCGTCTGGCAAGAAGCGACCACACTTTACCAAGCATTATAA
- a CDS encoding GntR family transcriptional regulator: MVKNPAQKIAVTTADKIFESLQYDIVEGHIAPGSKISEPELSRKYQVSRSTLREALNRLEKCHLIERKANVGSRVVECTITGLLEIYQVREALEGMACRLAAQNMSDAEIAELKSVLNVHANTEGLKEGVAYYQEEGDLDFHYRVILGSHNQQLINILCFELYHLVRMYRCQFGMNSPRATRAFDEHRHILTAIVDRDGELAEMLMRRHIAASRKNIEKKLQRTQEKED; the protein is encoded by the coding sequence ATTGTGAAAAACCCAGCACAAAAAATCGCCGTAACCACCGCTGACAAAATTTTTGAAAGCCTACAGTACGATATTGTTGAAGGACATATCGCTCCGGGTAGCAAGATCAGTGAACCCGAGCTTTCTAGAAAATATCAGGTGAGCAGATCAACACTGCGGGAGGCGTTAAATCGTTTAGAAAAGTGCCACTTAATTGAACGCAAAGCCAATGTCGGCTCTCGTGTTGTCGAATGTACGATTACCGGTTTATTAGAAATTTATCAGGTACGTGAGGCATTAGAGGGCATGGCTTGTCGTTTAGCGGCACAGAATATGAGTGATGCAGAAATTGCTGAGTTAAAAAGTGTACTCAACGTGCATGCCAATACCGAAGGCCTCAAAGAGGGCGTGGCGTATTATCAAGAAGAGGGTGATTTAGATTTTCACTATCGTGTCATTCTTGGTAGCCACAATCAGCAGTTAATCAATATTTTATGTTTTGAGTTATATCATTTGGTACGTATGTATCGTTGTCAATTTGGTATGAACAGTCCTCGGGCAACACGGGCTTTTGATGAACATCGACATATTTTAACTGCCATTGTCGACAGAGACGGTGAATTAGCCGAGATGTTAATGCGCCGACATATTGCCGCATCTCGCAAAAATATCGAAAAAAAATTACAAAGAACACAAGAAAAGGAAGATTAA
- the prpB gene encoding methylisocitrate lyase — protein sequence MSPGAKFRQALENNKPLQIVGTINAYSAMMAEQLGHQAIYLSGAGVANASYGLPDLGMTSLNDVIADVQRITSASSLPLLVDIDTGWGGAFNIAKTIRDMEKAGAAAVHIEDQVAQKRCGHRPNKEIVSIEEMVDRIKAAVDARTDPNFFIMARTDAFAQEGLEAAIERAQAYVAAGADGIFAEAVQTEEHYRAFADALDVPILANITEFGKTELWNKAQLGEWGCAMVLYPLSAFRAMNKAAENVYKTILADGDQTAVLDTMQTRMELYDYLGYHEYERKLDSLFAEGKNK from the coding sequence CTGTCTCCTGGCGCTAAGTTCCGTCAGGCACTGGAAAACAATAAGCCGTTGCAAATCGTTGGTACTATCAACGCCTATTCTGCAATGATGGCCGAGCAGTTAGGTCACCAAGCGATTTACTTATCAGGTGCTGGTGTTGCGAATGCCTCGTATGGTCTGCCAGATTTAGGTATGACTTCTCTTAATGACGTTATCGCTGACGTACAACGCATTACCTCAGCATCATCTTTGCCATTGTTGGTTGATATCGATACCGGTTGGGGTGGTGCATTTAACATTGCTAAAACCATTCGTGATATGGAAAAAGCTGGCGCAGCTGCGGTGCACATAGAAGATCAGGTAGCGCAAAAGCGTTGTGGTCACCGTCCAAATAAAGAAATCGTATCTATTGAGGAAATGGTTGATCGTATTAAAGCGGCAGTTGATGCTCGTACTGATCCAAACTTTTTCATCATGGCGCGTACTGATGCGTTTGCTCAAGAAGGCTTAGAAGCTGCTATCGAGCGTGCACAAGCATATGTTGCTGCTGGCGCTGACGGTATTTTTGCCGAAGCGGTACAAACCGAAGAGCATTACCGAGCTTTTGCTGACGCATTAGACGTACCAATCTTAGCGAACATTACTGAGTTTGGTAAAACAGAACTTTGGAATAAAGCGCAGTTAGGCGAGTGGGGATGTGCAATGGTACTTTACCCATTATCAGCGTTCCGAGCGATGAACAAAGCGGCTGAAAACGTATACAAGACCATTTTAGCTGACGGCGACCAAACCGCGGTACTTGATACAATGCAAACGCGTATGGAGCTATACGATTACTTAGGTTACCACGAGTACGAGCGCAAGCTAGATTCGCTGTTTGCCGAAGGCAAAAATAAATAA
- the prpC gene encoding 2-methylcitrate synthase, with protein sequence MVDKKLGGAGLRGQSAGETKLCTVGKSGTGLTYCGYDVSDLAENATFEEVAYLLFNGELPNQAELDAYKAELKEMRDLPQALKEVLQRIPQSAHPMDVMRTGCSFLGNIEPENDFSEQNRAANRLLAAFPAIMTYWYRYSHEGVEIDCVTDEDSIGGHFLKLLTGKTPSDLHRRVMDVSLILYAEHEFNASTFTARVCASTLSDMFSCITGAIGSLRGPLHGGANEAAMDMIQKFTSPDDAKEQMAGMLERKEKIMGFGHAVYRTSDPRNTIIKKWSEKLSHEFGDTSLYDISVACEEYMWDAKQLFCNADFFHASAYHFMGIPTKLFTPIFVCSRLTGWAAHVMEQRENNRIIRPSADYVGPEPRTVQPIAER encoded by the coding sequence ATGGTAGATAAAAAACTAGGTGGTGCGGGCCTTCGTGGTCAAAGTGCAGGTGAAACCAAACTATGTACAGTTGGTAAGTCTGGTACAGGTTTAACATATTGTGGTTATGACGTATCAGATTTAGCCGAAAACGCGACATTTGAAGAAGTGGCTTACTTACTATTTAACGGTGAACTACCAAATCAAGCAGAGCTAGACGCGTACAAAGCTGAACTAAAAGAAATGCGCGACCTACCTCAGGCTCTTAAAGAAGTGCTACAACGCATTCCACAGTCTGCACACCCAATGGATGTTATGCGTACGGGTTGTTCTTTCTTAGGCAATATTGAGCCAGAAAATGACTTCTCAGAGCAAAACCGCGCAGCTAACCGCTTACTAGCGGCGTTTCCAGCGATCATGACATATTGGTACCGCTATTCGCACGAAGGTGTGGAAATTGATTGTGTAACCGATGAAGACTCAATTGGCGGTCATTTCCTTAAGCTATTAACCGGTAAAACGCCATCTGACTTACACCGTCGTGTTATGGACGTATCTCTGATTTTATACGCAGAGCACGAGTTCAATGCGTCTACCTTTACCGCACGTGTTTGTGCGTCAACGCTATCTGATATGTTCTCATGTATCACTGGTGCTATCGGCTCACTTCGCGGTCCACTGCATGGTGGTGCTAACGAAGCGGCGATGGATATGATCCAAAAATTCACATCACCGGATGATGCCAAAGAGCAAATGGCTGGCATGCTAGAGCGTAAAGAAAAAATTATGGGGTTTGGTCATGCGGTATACCGCACCTCAGATCCGCGTAACACCATCATTAAAAAATGGTCTGAAAAGCTTTCTCACGAGTTCGGCGACACGTCATTGTATGATATCTCTGTAGCGTGTGAAGAGTACATGTGGGATGCCAAGCAACTATTTTGTAATGCGGATTTCTTCCATGCATCGGCATATCACTTCATGGGTATTCCAACAAAATTATTCACACCAATTTTCGTATGTTCACGCTTAACTGGTTGGGCAGCTCACGTAATGGAGCAGCGCGAAAATAACCGTATTATTCGTCCAAGTGCGGATTACGTAGGTCCTGAACCACGCACGGTACAACCAATCGCAGAGCGCTAG
- the acnD gene encoding Fe/S-dependent 2-methylisocitrate dehydratase AcnD has protein sequence MNYQFRKPLPNANIDFFDTREAVDALKPGSYDTLPYTSKVLAEQLVRKCDPATLNDSLLQLIERKRDLDFPWYPARVVCHDILGQTALVDLAGLRDAIADKGGDPAKVNPVVPTQLIVDHSLAVEAPGFDPEAFDKNRAIEDRRNEDRFHFIEWTKTAFENVDVIPAGNGIMHQINLEKMSPVIQARDGVAFPDTCVGTDSHTPHVDALGVIAIGVGGLEAETVMLGRPSMMRLPDIVGVKLVGERQPGITATDIVLALTEFLREQRVVSSYLEFFGDGARQLTIGDRATISNMTPEFGASAGMFYIDEQTIDYLKLTGRDPEQVALVETYAKHTGLWADYMTDAIYERVLEFDLSSVVRNMAGPSNPHRRLPTSALAERQIAGQWQQPDLDNWQGNMPDGACIIAAITSCTNTSNPRNVIAAALLAKRANELGLVRKPWVKTSFAPGSKVIKLYLEEAGLLTELEQLGFGIVGYACTTCNGMSGALDPQIQQEVIDRDLYATAVLSGNRNFDGRIHPYAKQAFLASPPLVVAYALAGTVRFDIEQDVLGQDANGNDICLKDLWPSDEEIDAIVKAAVKPEQFKKIYQPMFEIRNVDNAESPLYEWREMSTYIRRPPYWEGALAGERTMRGMRPLAVLGDNITTDHLSPSNAILASSAAGEYLAKMGLPEEDFNSYATHRGDHLTAQRATFANPKLLNEMVRNDNGDIIQGSLARIEPEGQQSRMWEAIETYMERKQPLCIIAGADYGQGSSRDWAAKGVRLAGVETIVAEGFERIHRTNLVGMGVLPLEFVDGNTRHTYAIDGSETFDVVGTPAPGALMTVVMTRTDGNVVEIPVKCRLDTAEEVSVYNAGGVLQKFAQDFLESNA, from the coding sequence ATGAATTACCAATTCCGCAAACCACTTCCTAATGCCAATATCGACTTTTTCGATACGCGCGAAGCGGTCGATGCATTAAAACCTGGTAGCTACGATACGCTGCCTTACACATCGAAAGTACTAGCCGAGCAACTGGTACGCAAATGCGATCCTGCAACATTAAACGATAGCTTATTACAGCTTATTGAGCGAAAACGTGACCTAGACTTTCCATGGTATCCAGCACGCGTTGTATGTCATGATATTTTAGGGCAAACAGCCTTAGTTGATCTTGCTGGCCTTCGTGATGCGATTGCTGACAAAGGTGGCGATCCAGCGAAAGTGAACCCAGTGGTACCAACGCAACTTATCGTTGACCATTCGCTAGCGGTTGAAGCACCGGGTTTTGACCCTGAAGCATTTGATAAAAACCGCGCTATTGAAGACAGACGTAACGAAGATCGTTTTCACTTTATCGAGTGGACCAAAACCGCTTTTGAAAACGTTGACGTTATTCCAGCCGGTAACGGCATTATGCACCAAATCAACTTGGAGAAAATGTCGCCGGTGATTCAAGCGCGTGACGGTGTTGCTTTCCCAGATACCTGTGTTGGTACCGATTCGCACACGCCACACGTTGATGCGTTAGGTGTTATCGCGATTGGTGTTGGTGGCTTAGAAGCAGAAACGGTTATGTTAGGTCGCCCGTCGATGATGCGTTTACCTGATATTGTTGGAGTGAAATTAGTTGGTGAGCGCCAACCCGGTATTACCGCCACCGATATCGTTTTAGCATTAACTGAGTTTTTACGCGAACAGCGAGTTGTTTCAAGTTACCTAGAGTTCTTTGGCGACGGTGCTCGTCAGCTGACCATTGGTGACAGAGCGACAATTTCAAACATGACGCCAGAGTTTGGAGCATCAGCGGGTATGTTCTACATTGACGAGCAAACCATTGATTACTTGAAACTTACCGGTCGTGATCCAGAGCAAGTTGCGTTAGTTGAAACTTACGCGAAACACACCGGTTTGTGGGCAGACTACATGACGGACGCCATTTATGAGCGCGTATTAGAGTTTGATTTATCAAGCGTTGTGCGCAATATGGCGGGTCCTTCTAATCCACACCGCCGGTTACCAACGTCAGCATTAGCTGAGCGTCAAATTGCGGGTCAATGGCAACAACCTGATTTAGACAACTGGCAAGGTAATATGCCAGATGGCGCTTGTATTATTGCGGCTATTACCAGCTGTACCAATACCTCTAATCCTCGTAACGTTATTGCCGCCGCACTATTAGCGAAACGTGCTAATGAGTTAGGTTTAGTGCGTAAACCTTGGGTTAAAACCTCATTTGCGCCGGGTTCAAAGGTTATTAAGTTATACCTTGAGGAAGCTGGTCTTTTGACAGAACTTGAACAACTCGGTTTTGGTATTGTTGGCTATGCATGTACTACTTGTAACGGTATGTCAGGCGCATTGGATCCGCAAATTCAACAAGAAGTTATCGATCGTGATTTATACGCCACGGCCGTATTGTCGGGTAACCGTAACTTTGACGGTCGTATTCACCCATACGCAAAACAAGCATTTTTAGCATCACCACCTTTGGTTGTGGCTTATGCGCTTGCTGGTACCGTGCGTTTTGATATTGAACAAGATGTGCTAGGTCAAGACGCCAACGGCAACGATATTTGCCTTAAAGACTTATGGCCATCAGACGAAGAAATCGATGCCATTGTTAAAGCTGCGGTAAAACCAGAGCAGTTTAAGAAAATTTATCAACCGATGTTTGAAATTCGCAACGTTGATAACGCGGAAAGCCCATTATATGAATGGCGTGAAATGAGTACCTACATTCGCCGTCCGCCATACTGGGAAGGCGCCTTAGCGGGTGAGCGCACCATGCGTGGTATGCGTCCTCTTGCGGTACTAGGTGATAACATCACCACCGATCACTTGTCACCATCAAATGCTATTTTGGCATCAAGTGCTGCTGGTGAATACTTGGCGAAAATGGGCTTACCAGAAGAAGACTTTAACAGTTACGCAACGCACCGTGGTGATCACTTAACGGCGCAACGTGCAACGTTTGCTAACCCTAAATTGCTTAACGAAATGGTTCGCAACGATAACGGCGATATTATTCAAGGTTCATTGGCACGTATTGAGCCAGAAGGGCAACAAAGCCGCATGTGGGAAGCGATTGAAACCTACATGGAGCGTAAGCAGCCATTATGTATTATTGCTGGTGCCGATTACGGTCAAGGTTCATCGCGCGATTGGGCGGCAAAAGGCGTACGTCTTGCAGGTGTTGAGACAATCGTTGCAGAAGGTTTTGAGCGTATTCACCGTACTAATTTAGTTGGCATGGGGGTATTACCGCTTGAGTTCGTTGACGGTAATACCCGTCATACTTACGCCATTGACGGTAGTGAAACCTTTGATGTGGTTGGCACACCTGCACCAGGTGCATTAATGACTGTTGTTATGACTCGCACAGACGGTAATGTTGTCGAAATTCCTGTTAAGTGTCGCTTAGATACGGCTGAGGAAGTGTCGGTATACAATGCCGGTGGTGTTCTACAAAAGTTCGCTCAAGATTTCTTAGAGTCTAACGCTTAA
- the prpF gene encoding 2-methylaconitate cis-trans isomerase PrpF, with product MAHIPQVKIPATYMRGGTSKGVFFNLADLPERCQVPGAACDNMLLRVIGSPDPYGKQTDGMGGATSSTSKTVILSKSDKADHDVDYLFGQVAIDKAFVDWSGNCGNLTAAVGSFAIYSGLVDAERVPDNGIATVRIWQANINKTIIAKVPMVNGQVQETGDFELDGVTFPAAEVPVEFVAPVDPSEAMFPTGNLVDTLEVPGVGTLNATMINAGIPTIFLNASELDYTGTELQDDINSSSEVLARFELIRAHGALKMGLIESIDEAASRQHTPKVAFVAPAKSYTASSGKFIDEQAIDLNVRALSMGKLHHAMMGTAAVAIGTAAAIPGTLVNLAAGGGEREAVTFGHPSGTLKVGAQASCVDGNWQVNKAIMSRSARILMEGWVRIPGDSF from the coding sequence ATGGCTCATATTCCTCAAGTTAAAATCCCAGCTACGTATATGCGTGGCGGCACATCGAAAGGTGTGTTTTTTAATTTGGCTGACTTACCAGAGCGTTGTCAGGTTCCGGGTGCTGCGTGTGACAATATGTTATTGCGCGTTATTGGTAGCCCAGATCCTTATGGTAAACAAACCGATGGCATGGGCGGCGCAACCTCTAGCACCAGTAAAACGGTAATTTTATCGAAAAGTGATAAAGCCGATCACGATGTTGATTACTTGTTCGGCCAAGTGGCTATAGACAAAGCGTTTGTTGACTGGTCAGGCAATTGCGGCAATTTAACGGCAGCAGTGGGTAGCTTTGCTATTTACTCTGGCTTGGTTGATGCTGAACGAGTGCCAGATAACGGTATTGCTACCGTGCGTATTTGGCAGGCAAATATCAACAAGACCATTATTGCCAAAGTACCTATGGTGAATGGTCAGGTACAAGAAACTGGCGATTTTGAACTCGACGGTGTCACTTTTCCGGCCGCTGAAGTACCGGTGGAGTTTGTTGCGCCCGTTGATCCAAGTGAGGCGATGTTTCCAACAGGCAACCTCGTTGATACATTAGAGGTCCCAGGTGTTGGTACCTTAAACGCGACGATGATCAACGCAGGTATTCCAACCATTTTCTTAAATGCGAGCGAGCTTGATTATACCGGCACCGAGTTACAAGACGACATCAATTCAAGTAGCGAAGTATTAGCGCGTTTTGAGCTTATTCGTGCACATGGTGCGCTGAAAATGGGCTTGATTGAATCTATTGATGAAGCAGCATCACGTCAGCACACGCCGAAAGTGGCCTTTGTTGCTCCAGCAAAATCATATACCGCATCAAGTGGTAAATTTATCGACGAACAAGCGATTGATTTGAATGTACGGGCTTTGTCGATGGGTAAATTGCATCACGCAATGATGGGTACCGCTGCTGTTGCTATTGGTACAGCTGCCGCTATTCCAGGTACGCTTGTTAACCTTGCAGCCGGCGGTGGTGAGCGCGAAGCGGTCACTTTTGGTCACCCATCAGGGACGTTAAAAGTGGGCGCACAGGCGAGTTGTGTTGACGGCAACTGGCAAGTTAACAAAGCCATTATGAGTCGCAGCGCGCGCATTTTAATGGAAGGCTGGGTACGTATCCCCGGCGATAGCTTTTAA
- a CDS encoding SdpI family protein, whose translation MNAMRSAWLVLLVTLIACLSGLWLLPNDMLIPQHWNIHGQVDRYTPLWIALTYPPAIMCAILLLLTFLSHLEPRKENLQQSEKAKGWIGLATCLLLALIASANIALGMGYDVPMVRLLMLAVFLLYMVIGNFLSKTRSNFFIGIRTPWTLSSDENWRKTHYLGGRLFMLAGIVGLCLSFVVAQQKLVHLMLWLILPAALIPVIYSWYLWHKKNNQSQ comes from the coding sequence ATGAATGCAATGCGAAGCGCGTGGCTTGTGTTGCTCGTCACATTAATCGCCTGTTTGAGCGGGCTTTGGCTGTTGCCCAATGATATGCTCATCCCACAGCATTGGAATATTCATGGGCAAGTAGACCGTTACACGCCATTGTGGATAGCGCTAACCTACCCACCCGCGATCATGTGCGCGATATTACTATTGCTTACTTTCTTATCACATTTAGAACCGCGTAAAGAAAACCTACAACAATCAGAAAAAGCCAAAGGTTGGATTGGTTTAGCGACATGTTTACTGTTGGCGTTAATCGCTAGTGCAAATATTGCGCTAGGTATGGGTTATGACGTGCCTATGGTACGTTTGCTGATGCTAGCCGTGTTCTTACTGTATATGGTCATAGGGAATTTTCTCTCCAAAACTCGCAGTAATTTTTTTATTGGTATTCGTACACCATGGACGTTATCAAGTGATGAAAATTGGCGTAAAACACACTATTTAGGTGGGCGGTTATTTATGTTGGCAGGGATTGTTGGCTTATGCCTGTCGTTTGTGGTCGCTCAACAAAAATTGGTGCATTTAATGCTTTGGCTGATTTTACCAGCAGCGTTAATTCCCGTTATTTACAGCTGGTATTTATGGCATAAAAAGAACAACCAATCTCAATAA
- a CDS encoding autorepressor SdpR family transcription factor yields MADVFQALSSSVRRDILALLKKGDSNAGEIAEQLNITKSTLSGHLNVLKSADLVATERCGTTIIYSLKTSVVEDLLNQLYSLFKPTNSSHKKENEL; encoded by the coding sequence GTGGCAGACGTTTTCCAAGCGCTTTCCAGTTCCGTACGGAGAGACATTCTTGCTCTGTTAAAAAAAGGCGATAGCAATGCAGGAGAGATAGCCGAGCAACTCAATATAACCAAATCGACGTTATCAGGGCACTTAAATGTATTAAAGTCTGCCGATTTGGTTGCTACCGAGCGCTGTGGCACAACCATCATCTATAGTCTCAAGACCAGTGTGGTTGAAGATCTTCTCAATCAACTTTATTCATTATTCAAGCCAACAAACTCAAGTCACAAAAAGGAGAATGAACTATGA